The proteins below are encoded in one region of Pelotomaculum isophthalicicum JI:
- a CDS encoding acyl-CoA carboxylase subunit beta, whose translation MHEGLYEELALNRKRVKAMGGEKAVAKQHKDGKLTARERIEYFFDPGTFTEIGMYLKHRANHFGLEGKDIPAEGVVCGYGKVNGRMVMVGAEDFTSMAGTFGEYHGKKFAAAIDMAKDMGIPFVGMNDSGGARLQEGIDTLQAYAWLFKAQDLASGIIPQIATLMGPCMGGQAYHPVMQDFVFQCRNTGFMGIAGPPFVKTQLGIDIDLPTLSGWQAHAVKSGCTHVVVEDDKDCMDKVKELLAFFPQNNREKPERIACDDDPLKLVPELDEVMPENRNMPYDMHKVIYSIVDNGYFFEIHENFAKNVIVGFGRFNGRATGIVASQPNWMGGVINCDAADKVARFVRFCDLFNIPLVNIHDTPAFMIGPDEDWRGILRHGAKMLYAYIEATVPKVTIIMGKSFAGAYLGMCCKDTGADIVFSWPQATVTIVGAETAASVIFAKEIKNSENPKETAAQKIKEYKDLYQNPYSAASRGYIDDVIMPNETRRNICLSLDMLENKTVARPYRKYSNINL comes from the coding sequence ATGCACGAAGGTTTATATGAGGAACTAGCCCTAAACAGAAAAAGAGTTAAAGCTATGGGCGGCGAAAAGGCTGTTGCGAAGCAGCACAAAGACGGCAAACTGACGGCGCGGGAAAGAATCGAGTATTTCTTTGATCCTGGCACTTTTACGGAAATCGGCATGTATCTTAAACACCGGGCAAATCACTTCGGCCTGGAAGGCAAAGACATTCCGGCTGAAGGTGTTGTTTGCGGCTATGGCAAGGTAAACGGCCGGATGGTTATGGTCGGCGCTGAGGACTTTACCTCCATGGCGGGTACATTCGGCGAATACCACGGCAAGAAGTTTGCCGCGGCGATTGATATGGCCAAAGATATGGGGATTCCCTTTGTCGGCATGAACGATTCCGGCGGCGCCAGGCTGCAAGAGGGTATTGACACGCTGCAGGCTTACGCGTGGCTGTTCAAAGCTCAGGACCTGGCATCCGGCATCATCCCGCAAATTGCCACCCTGATGGGTCCGTGCATGGGCGGTCAAGCTTACCACCCGGTTATGCAGGACTTTGTCTTCCAGTGCCGTAATACCGGATTTATGGGCATTGCCGGTCCTCCATTCGTAAAGACCCAGTTGGGAATAGATATCGATCTGCCGACACTGTCCGGCTGGCAGGCGCACGCGGTTAAGTCGGGCTGCACCCATGTCGTGGTGGAAGACGATAAAGACTGCATGGACAAGGTTAAGGAGCTGCTTGCGTTCTTCCCGCAGAACAACAGGGAAAAGCCGGAGCGCATCGCTTGCGACGACGACCCGCTGAAACTGGTGCCGGAACTTGACGAAGTAATGCCTGAAAACAGAAATATGCCCTATGACATGCACAAAGTAATTTACAGCATTGTTGACAACGGCTATTTCTTTGAAATTCATGAAAATTTTGCGAAGAACGTCATTGTCGGCTTTGGCCGGTTTAATGGCAGAGCTACAGGTATCGTCGCCAGCCAGCCCAACTGGATGGGCGGCGTAATTAACTGCGACGCCGCTGACAAGGTAGCCCGGTTTGTCCGGTTCTGCGACCTGTTCAACATTCCTCTCGTGAACATTCACGACACCCCGGCTTTCATGATCGGCCCGGACGAAGACTGGAGGGGCATCTTGAGACACGGCGCCAAGATGCTGTATGCTTACATTGAAGCCACTGTGCCGAAGGTAACAATTATCATGGGCAAATCGTTTGCCGGCGCCTACCTTGGCATGTGCTGCAAAGACACCGGCGCGGACATCGTGTTCAGCTGGCCGCAAGCCACAGTGACCATCGTCGGCGCGGAAACAGCGGCGAGCGTTATTTTCGCCAAAGAAATCAAGAATTCGGAGAACCCGAAGGAAACAGCGGCGCAGAAGATTAAAGAGTACAAAGACCTCTATCAGAACCCGTACAGCGCTGCCAGCCGCGGCTACATTGACGATGTGATTATGCCGAACGAAACCAGGAGAAACATCTGCCTGTCTCTCGATATGCTGGAGAACAAAACTGTGGCCAGGCCGTACAGGAAATACTCCAATATCAACTTATAA